The genomic interval CTGCGCTCGCTTGCCGTGGCAAGAGACTCACATCTTCTGGGGAGACGAGCGGGTAGTGCCGCCAGAGCACCCGGACTCAAACTTCGGCATGGTCAGGGCTATTCTGCTCAGTCGCGTTCCGATACCCGCAAACCAGGTGCACCGGATGCAGGCCGAGCGAGCAGACCTGGATGTGGCGGCCGGCGAGTATGAGGCCGAGATCGCCAGGACTTTCGCCGCGCAGCCACCAGATGAGCCGCCTGCGTTCGACCTTATTCTTCTGGGATTGGGGACCGACGGCCACACCGCCTCGCTGTTCCCACATACCCCGGCGCTTCGAGAGACTAAACGGTGGGTGGCGCCCAACGACATCCCCGAGTTGAAGGCGAGTCGCCTGACGCTCACGATACCCATCCTCAATCGAGCGGCAATGATCCTGTTTCTGGTCTCTGGGATTGAAAAGGCCGCGGCGCTCCAAGCGGTCCTCGAAGGGCCGTTTGATCCCGAACAACTGCCGGCCCAACTCATTCGACCAGTGACGGGCCGACTGGTGTGGCTGGTTGACCAGGCCGCCGCCAGCCTACTCAGC from Candidatus Methylomirabilis tolerans carries:
- the pgl gene encoding 6-phosphogluconolactonase, which gives rise to MKSGQTLGHVSDLLVVADQAALAQEAAKLVVATAEEAVARCGRFTVALAGGSTPKRLYSLLAAKPYCARLPWQETHIFWGDERVVPPEHPDSNFGMVRAILLSRVPIPANQVHRMQAERADLDVAAGEYEAEIARTFAAQPPDEPPAFDLILLGLGTDGHTASLFPHTPALRETKRWVAPNDIPELKASRLTLTIPILNRAAMILFLVSGIEKAAALQAVLEGPFDPEQLPAQLIRPVTGRLVWLVDQAAASLLSERIG